One region of Dokdonia sp. 4H-3-7-5 genomic DNA includes:
- a CDS encoding M15 family metallopeptidase yields MRMYRTLFLVVSALFFLTFQSNDESPLVNIDQFDSTFTYDVRYATDDNFLKQTVYDCVQCLLIPEVAEALVDANNYFCELGYMIKLYDCYRPLSVQKKMWEIYPNPGYVGNPYGSGSIHNRGAAIDMTIVKLDGTPLDMGSDYDFFGKAAHIDHPHNETITANRKQLWSVMKKFGFSPIRTEWWHFNYDAKNYGLKVLDIDFDCE; encoded by the coding sequence ATGAGAATGTATCGCACGCTTTTTTTAGTAGTATCGGCCCTTTTTTTTCTGACCTTCCAAAGTAATGATGAAAGTCCGCTGGTAAATATAGACCAGTTTGACTCCACTTTTACATATGATGTACGATATGCGACAGATGATAATTTTTTAAAACAGACGGTGTATGATTGTGTGCAGTGCTTACTCATACCAGAAGTTGCCGAGGCGCTTGTTGATGCAAATAATTACTTCTGTGAGCTAGGCTACATGATAAAACTTTATGATTGCTACAGGCCATTATCTGTACAGAAAAAGATGTGGGAGATATACCCTAATCCAGGATACGTAGGAAATCCATATGGTAGTGGTTCCATACATAATCGTGGCGCTGCCATAGATATGACTATTGTTAAGCTAGATGGTACTCCGCTAGATATGGGGAGTGACTATGACTTTTTTGGCAAAGCCGCACATATAGATCATCCACATAATGAGACCATAACTGCAAATAGAAAGCAGCTATGGTCTGTTATGAAAAAATTTGGCTTCTCACCTATTCGTACCGAGTGGTGGCATTTTAATTATGATGCAAAGAACTATGGTCTCAAAGTGCTCGACATCGATTTTGACTGTGAGTAA
- a CDS encoding UDP-2,3-diacylglucosamine diphosphatase yields the protein MKRPVEIAVLSDIHLGTYGCHATEVCLYLNSIAPEILILNGDIIDIWQFRKRFFPKEHLKVIKKIITLASKGTHVYYITGNHDEMLRKFSDATMGNIHLIDKLVLNLDGKKAWFFHGDVFDVSIQHTKWIAKLGGWGYDFLILFNRLLNKWLVSTGREKYSLSKKIKNSVKGAVKFINDFETTATDLAIENKFDYVICGHIHQPAKRLVHNQKGSTLYLNSGDWIENLSYLEYHNRKWSLNYYREIQPKKSHNSSKILLEPRMFKPDILN from the coding sequence GTGAAAAGACCCGTAGAAATTGCAGTACTATCAGACATACATCTAGGCACATACGGCTGTCACGCTACAGAAGTCTGTCTATATTTAAACTCCATCGCACCAGAAATACTCATCTTAAATGGTGATATTATTGACATCTGGCAGTTTAGAAAACGTTTCTTTCCTAAAGAGCACCTTAAAGTGATTAAAAAAATAATCACACTTGCCTCAAAAGGAACTCACGTATATTACATCACTGGCAATCATGATGAGATGCTTAGAAAATTTAGCGATGCTACCATGGGAAACATCCACCTCATAGATAAACTTGTTCTCAATCTAGATGGTAAAAAAGCTTGGTTTTTTCATGGTGATGTTTTTGATGTTTCTATACAGCACACAAAATGGATTGCAAAACTAGGCGGCTGGGGTTATGATTTTTTAATTCTATTTAATAGACTCCTCAACAAATGGCTCGTAAGTACGGGAAGAGAAAAGTATTCTCTCTCAAAAAAGATTAAAAATAGTGTAAAAGGAGCTGTGAAGTTTATCAATGATTTTGAAACAACAGCCACAGATCTCGCTATCGAAAACAAATTTGATTACGTTATTTGCGGTCATATACATCAACCCGCAAAGCGATTAGTGCATAATCAAAAAGGAAGTACACTCTACTTAAATAGCGGCGACTGGATTGAAAACTTGAGCTATCTAGAGTATCATAACCGTAAATGGAGTCTCAACTACTACAGAGAAATCCAGCCTAAAAAATCGCATAACAGCTCAAAAATTCTCCTAGAGCCCAGAATGTTCAAACCAGATATTCTTAATTAA
- a CDS encoding zinc-dependent metalloprotease, whose product MKRILLLCLIATFFNVQDSFAQRKELRKRKSKNKKEQVATPKKADKDAIKSYTDVITKEAVTDSGLFQVHKIKNNFYYEIPFTALEKDMLWVTRIAQIPNGLGGGYMNAGSKTNEQVVHWQRFQDKVLLKIKSYTNIADSSKAISNSVRVNNYEPTLYAFDVETFNQDSTAVVIDVTKLFSTDVKAISPLSGRLRKEYKVKKLDGSRSFINSVKSFPENIEVKQDFTYDASEPPTERSAESISLQVNQSMILLPEVAMQPRLYDPRVGFFTVNQFDYGSDALKADEKTYIRRWRLEPSDPEAYKRGELVDPVKPIVYYLDPGTPESLKEYIKQGIEDWQKPFETAGFKNAIIAKDAPTPEEDPDFSPEDIRYSVVRYVASTTRNAVGPSVSDPRSGEIIESDIIWYHNHLRSYRNRYLLETGAANPSARTLDTPEEEIGEMMRMVIAHEVGHALGFPHNMAASYAYDVESYRDGAFTQENGIAASLMDYARYNYIAQPGDTNIRFVRQMGPYDHYATNWGYRWLPDASSPLMEKATLNKWIQEKAGDPRFKFGRQSSSFDPQSQTESIGNDPVKASTYGIKNLRYVAQNLPSWTSDKTNDYGDLEELYGELVGVYSRFVGHVVTNIGGVFEDIKMPSQSGVVYTHLDKAAQKESMSWLQNNLFETPTWLVDPAIMQNIDHAGYAEKVRRTQSRYLNRILSFDRIGRLIDAETTQTDYYSALDMLSDLRNGIWSETSRGTSVDLYRRNLQRSYLDRMEFLMTDQGPKARSGRSGFEGTLYYDVSVSDVRPLVRGELGKLRSKLRSARNSNVNTVTKYHYEDAIARIEQLLDPK is encoded by the coding sequence ATGAAAAGAATACTACTTCTCTGTCTCATTGCTACCTTTTTTAATGTTCAAGATTCTTTTGCACAACGCAAAGAATTAAGAAAGCGTAAGTCAAAAAATAAAAAAGAGCAGGTTGCAACTCCTAAAAAAGCTGATAAGGACGCAATCAAATCATATACTGATGTAATTACAAAAGAAGCAGTTACAGATTCTGGCTTATTTCAAGTACACAAAATCAAAAATAATTTTTATTACGAAATCCCATTTACTGCGCTTGAAAAAGACATGCTATGGGTGACTCGTATTGCTCAAATCCCTAACGGACTAGGAGGTGGTTATATGAATGCTGGTTCAAAAACTAACGAGCAAGTTGTACACTGGCAGCGTTTTCAAGATAAGGTCTTACTTAAGATAAAGTCATACACCAACATTGCAGATAGTAGCAAGGCGATAAGCAACTCTGTACGAGTAAACAATTATGAACCTACATTATATGCTTTTGATGTAGAGACTTTCAATCAAGACTCTACTGCCGTAGTCATTGATGTTACAAAATTATTCTCTACAGACGTAAAAGCGATTAGTCCGCTATCTGGTCGTTTACGTAAAGAATACAAAGTAAAAAAACTTGATGGTAGCCGTAGCTTTATCAACAGTGTTAAGAGTTTTCCAGAAAACATTGAAGTAAAGCAAGACTTTACGTATGATGCCTCAGAACCACCTACAGAACGTTCTGCAGAGAGTATCAGTTTGCAGGTAAATCAATCTATGATTTTACTTCCAGAGGTGGCAATGCAACCTAGATTGTATGACCCACGTGTTGGTTTTTTTACTGTAAATCAGTTTGATTATGGAAGCGATGCTTTAAAAGCAGATGAGAAAACATACATACGTCGCTGGAGACTAGAGCCTAGCGATCCAGAAGCGTATAAAAGAGGTGAGCTGGTAGATCCAGTAAAGCCTATTGTCTACTACTTAGACCCAGGAACGCCTGAAAGCCTAAAAGAGTACATTAAACAAGGAATAGAAGACTGGCAAAAGCCTTTTGAAACTGCAGGATTTAAAAATGCAATCATTGCAAAGGATGCTCCTACACCAGAAGAAGATCCAGATTTTAGCCCAGAAGATATTAGATACTCTGTTGTAAGATATGTAGCAAGCACTACGCGTAATGCGGTAGGACCAAGTGTTTCAGATCCACGTAGTGGTGAGATTATAGAAAGTGATATTATCTGGTATCACAATCACCTGCGCAGTTATAGAAATAGATACCTCCTTGAAACAGGAGCAGCAAACCCAAGCGCTAGAACGCTAGATACTCCAGAGGAAGAGATAGGAGAGATGATGCGTATGGTTATTGCTCATGAGGTAGGGCACGCATTAGGTTTTCCACATAACATGGCAGCAAGTTATGCTTATGATGTAGAATCTTACAGAGACGGAGCTTTTACTCAAGAAAATGGGATAGCAGCTAGTCTTATGGATTATGCTAGATATAATTATATAGCGCAGCCAGGAGATACAAACATTCGATTTGTACGCCAGATGGGACCTTATGATCATTATGCGACTAACTGGGGTTATCGCTGGTTACCAGACGCTTCTTCACCGTTAATGGAAAAAGCAACTCTTAATAAGTGGATTCAAGAAAAAGCTGGAGATCCTCGTTTTAAATTTGGCCGACAGTCTAGTAGTTTTGATCCGCAATCACAGACGGAATCTATAGGTAATGATCCTGTAAAAGCAAGTACTTATGGTATTAAAAACTTGCGTTATGTAGCACAAAATCTTCCTAGCTGGACGTCAGATAAAACAAACGACTATGGAGATCTAGAAGAGCTTTATGGAGAGCTTGTAGGTGTTTATAGCAGATTTGTAGGTCACGTAGTTACAAATATAGGAGGAGTGTTTGAAGATATTAAAATGCCTTCTCAATCTGGAGTAGTGTATACGCACCTAGATAAAGCTGCACAAAAAGAATCTATGAGCTGGTTACAAAACAATCTTTTTGAAACTCCTACATGGCTTGTAGATCCAGCGATCATGCAAAACATAGATCACGCAGGATATGCAGAAAAGGTGAGAAGAACACAATCACGCTATTTAAATAGAATCTTAAGTTTTGATAGGATAGGTCGTCTTATAGATGCAGAGACTACGCAAACAGATTACTATAGCGCTCTTGATATGCTGTCAGACCTTAGAAATGGTATCTGGTCAGAAACTAGCAGAGGCACTTCGGTAGATCTTTATCGTCGTAATTTACAGCGTTCTTACTTAGATAGAATGGAGTTTTTAATGACGGACCAAGGTCCAAAAGCTAGATCTGGAAGATCTGGTTTTGAAGGAACTCTATATTACGATGTGAGTGTATCAGATGTGCGACCGCTAGTAAGAGGTGAACTAGGAAAACTGCGTAGTAAACTACGCTCAGCGCGTAATAGCAATGTGAATACGGTTACAAAATATCACTATGAAGATGCCATTGCACGCATAGAGCAATTGCTAGATCCTAAATAA
- a CDS encoding family 16 glycosylhydrolase, with product MKNSILLIFLFTAIVSCKETNQNNKELERNVEQVESSSQEATETKKLKWSEEFNGTTVDTSQWNYKTGATGWGNDELQNYTDGNNVEVADGSLKIIVKKEGESQKVGDYTSARITSTQKVQYGHVAIRAKMPDYKGKGIWPALWMLGADITEIGWPQCGEIDVMEYVSKNPDQVLQTIHSVANNHSNGTQISTDFIALPTIEEEFHIYGLLWKEDQLQFYIDSPDNITLTIDRPEDYNNENWPFMKEYYFILNIAVGGNLGGEVDDLIFPAAMEVDYVRVYELD from the coding sequence ATGAAAAATAGCATCCTTCTAATATTTCTTTTTACAGCTATTGTGAGCTGTAAAGAAACAAATCAAAACAATAAAGAATTAGAGCGTAATGTTGAACAAGTAGAATCCTCTTCTCAAGAAGCAACAGAAACTAAAAAGTTAAAGTGGAGTGAAGAATTTAATGGTACAACTGTAGATACCTCGCAGTGGAATTACAAAACAGGTGCTACTGGGTGGGGAAATGACGAATTACAAAATTATACAGATGGGAATAATGTTGAGGTGGCAGATGGGTCTCTCAAAATTATTGTAAAGAAAGAGGGCGAAAGTCAAAAAGTAGGCGATTATACTTCTGCTAGAATTACTAGTACTCAGAAAGTGCAATACGGTCACGTAGCCATCAGAGCAAAGATGCCAGATTATAAAGGAAAAGGTATCTGGCCTGCGTTATGGATGCTTGGAGCAGATATTACAGAGATAGGATGGCCACAATGTGGGGAGATTGATGTGATGGAGTATGTGAGTAAGAATCCAGATCAAGTATTACAAACTATACATAGTGTTGCAAATAACCACTCTAATGGAACACAAATTTCAACAGATTTTATTGCGCTTCCTACTATCGAAGAGGAGTTTCACATTTATGGATTGCTGTGGAAAGAAGATCAACTTCAATTTTACATAGACAGCCCAGATAACATCACGCTTACCATAGATCGTCCAGAAGATTATAATAATGAAAACTGGCCTTTTATGAAGGAGTACTATTTTATACTCAATATTGCCGTAGGAGGTAATCTTGGAGGTGAGGTAGACGACCTTATATTTCCGGCAGCAATGGAGGTAGATTATGTACGTGTGTACGAATTGGATTAA
- a CDS encoding lamin tail domain-containing protein encodes MSFSKKCLCVIGVIFYSFVVVGQVGVGTRNPSEKSMLEVSSQVDGAGAYLGFMPPRIPSDAARDGIPTTIADKGMMVYVEATGCIDVFNGEFWGHIKCASEIPARTDIWINEIHYENIGTDTGEFIEIAGAAGLDINGYSIVLYNGNNNDAYDTQFLSGLIANDTGNGFGFTVINYPPGGIQNGGPEPDGIALVNPAGKVIQFLSYEGAFTATAGVAAGITSVDIGVEENTATPIGESLQLTGGPGNMYANFSWTTSATSTPGASNNSQSFN; translated from the coding sequence ATGAGTTTTTCAAAAAAGTGTTTGTGTGTAATTGGAGTGATTTTCTATTCATTTGTTGTAGTAGGCCAAGTAGGAGTAGGTACAAGAAACCCCTCAGAAAAGTCGATGCTTGAAGTAAGTAGTCAAGTAGATGGTGCTGGAGCTTATTTAGGTTTTATGCCACCACGAATTCCATCTGATGCAGCTAGAGATGGTATACCAACAACTATCGCAGATAAAGGTATGATGGTCTATGTAGAAGCTACTGGATGTATTGATGTTTTTAATGGAGAATTTTGGGGACATATAAAATGTGCTTCAGAAATTCCCGCGAGAACAGATATTTGGATAAATGAGATACATTATGAAAATATAGGTACAGATACGGGAGAATTTATTGAAATAGCAGGTGCTGCTGGTTTAGATATAAACGGATATTCCATTGTTCTTTATAATGGTAATAATAACGATGCTTACGATACCCAGTTTTTATCAGGACTTATCGCTAACGACACGGGGAATGGTTTTGGTTTTACAGTTATTAACTATCCACCTGGTGGTATTCAAAATGGTGGTCCAGAGCCAGATGGAATCGCGCTTGTAAATCCAGCGGGTAAAGTCATTCAGTTTTTAAGTTATGAAGGTGCGTTTACTGCTACTGCTGGAGTGGCAGCGGGAATAACTTCCGTAGATATAGGTGTAGAAGAAAATACAGCTACACCCATAGGTGAATCTCTACAACTTACCGGTGGGCCAGGTAATATGTATGCTAATTTTAGCTGGACAACTTCTGCGACTAGTACTCCTGGAGCATCAAATAATAGTCAGAGTTTCAATTAG
- a CDS encoding DUF5694 domain-containing protein, with protein MKYVILLCIILMASCAQVEPKISENPSVASYDSFYNQERAKVLVVGTFHFDYPGLDEVKTAESDKIDILTEPKKSEVTALVNYIKRFNPTKIAIEAFPEWNTNEKFKDYKKGLKNNERDERYQLAMRIAQELSIDSLYPVDAGNMRSELWERDSITFKELFGKIDWEVSDPYWKMAEKSFEQDDRLTKELPLLDYFKRMNTRAAHNFNYGLYLTGSFETGDGQGADHLATWWYDRNLRIFNNIQKITNDNNDRVLVIIGNGHASILRHLYEASPEFEYIEFDSL; from the coding sequence ATGAAATACGTTATTCTATTATGTATAATTTTAATGGCTTCTTGTGCACAAGTCGAGCCAAAAATCTCTGAAAATCCGTCTGTTGCTAGCTATGACTCTTTCTATAACCAAGAAAGGGCTAAGGTACTTGTAGTGGGTACATTTCATTTTGATTATCCTGGCCTCGATGAAGTCAAAACTGCCGAAAGTGATAAAATAGATATTCTTACAGAGCCTAAAAAATCTGAAGTAACAGCGCTAGTCAACTATATAAAGCGCTTTAATCCTACTAAAATTGCTATAGAAGCTTTTCCTGAGTGGAACACGAACGAGAAATTTAAAGATTACAAGAAAGGACTCAAAAATAATGAGCGCGATGAGCGCTACCAGCTTGCCATGCGTATTGCGCAAGAGTTATCTATAGACTCTTTATATCCCGTGGATGCTGGAAATATGCGAAGCGAACTATGGGAAAGAGATTCTATTACTTTTAAAGAGCTTTTTGGAAAGATAGATTGGGAAGTATCTGATCCATACTGGAAAATGGCCGAAAAATCTTTTGAGCAAGATGATAGACTTACGAAGGAATTACCACTCCTCGATTATTTTAAAAGAATGAATACGAGAGCCGCTCATAATTTTAATTATGGTTTGTACTTAACAGGTTCTTTTGAAACTGGCGATGGTCAAGGAGCAGATCACCTTGCTACTTGGTGGTATGATCGTAATCTTAGAATCTTTAACAACATCCAGAAAATCACTAATGATAATAATGATAGGGTTTTGGTAATAATAGGTAATGGTCATGCATCGATACTTAGACATCTTTATGAAGCCTCTCCAGAATTTGAATACATAGAATTTGATAGTTTATAG
- a CDS encoding HAD family hydrolase, which yields MNNIHTIAFDADDTLWVNETFFRDAEDEVCKLLSPYINYESCQQRLFEMEMRNLSLYGYGIKPFTLSLIECAQEVSEGKVTNEIIASIIDIGKEMLNAPVDLIDGIEEVLDQLSDKYKLVVATKGDLLDQERKLEKSGLSKYFHHIEVMSDKQPANYLKLVKHLDIDPTSFLMIGNSLKSDVLPVLEIGGHAFHIPFHTTWAHEQVDIEITHERFKSFGMSSEILKHL from the coding sequence ATGAACAACATTCATACGATTGCCTTTGATGCAGATGATACCTTATGGGTAAATGAAACTTTCTTCCGTGATGCCGAAGATGAGGTGTGTAAATTACTGAGCCCCTATATTAACTATGAGTCTTGCCAACAACGGCTTTTTGAAATGGAAATGCGTAATCTCTCACTTTACGGATACGGGATAAAGCCTTTTACATTATCACTCATTGAATGTGCACAAGAAGTTTCTGAAGGGAAGGTGACTAATGAGATTATTGCAAGCATTATAGATATAGGTAAAGAGATGCTTAATGCTCCTGTAGATCTTATCGATGGCATAGAAGAGGTGCTGGACCAGCTTTCTGATAAGTATAAACTCGTAGTGGCCACAAAGGGAGATCTTCTAGATCAAGAGAGGAAATTAGAAAAATCTGGACTTTCAAAATATTTTCATCACATAGAAGTAATGTCAGACAAGCAGCCAGCAAATTATCTCAAGCTTGTAAAACACCTTGATATAGACCCAACATCTTTTCTTATGATAGGTAATTCATTAAAGTCTGATGTGCTGCCAGTCTTAGAAATAGGAGGTCATGCATTTCATATTCCTTTCCATACTACATGGGCGCATGAGCAGGTAGATATAGAGATTACTCACGAGCGTTTCAAGTCTTTTGGAATGTCCAGCGAGATTCTTAAGCATTTATAA
- a CDS encoding acyl-CoA thioesterase has protein sequence MNFHTRKWIKPEDLNPNGTLFGGRLLEWIDEEAALYAIIQLENPRTVTKYMSEIDFRSSAKIGDIIEIGIEAISFGTASLTLRCEVRNKMTREIIISIERIVMVGLDEDGKAQSHGKTQIEFVKDRLDK, from the coding sequence ATGAATTTTCACACACGTAAATGGATAAAACCAGAAGACTTAAATCCTAATGGAACACTCTTTGGCGGAAGGCTCTTAGAATGGATTGATGAAGAAGCGGCGCTTTATGCCATCATCCAACTAGAAAATCCTAGGACGGTTACAAAGTACATGAGTGAGATAGACTTTCGTTCTAGTGCCAAAATAGGTGATATTATTGAGATAGGGATTGAAGCTATTTCTTTCGGAACGGCGTCACTTACGTTAAGATGTGAGGTGCGTAATAAGATGACTAGAGAGATTATTATCAGTATTGAGCGTATTGTTATGGTAGGTCTAGATGAAGATGGAAAGGCGCAGTCACATGGTAAAACGCAAATAGAATTTGTAAAAGATAGACTGGACAAATAG
- the aroC gene encoding chorismate synthase encodes MAGNTYGTIFKVTTFGESHGKAIGGIIDGCPAGLSIDFDAIQHDLDRRKPGQSKIVTQRKEPDTVDFLSGIFEDKTTGTPIGFQIVNTNQKSKDYGHIKDTYRPSHADYTYDKKYGNRDYRGGGRSSARETASRVVAGAIAKQFLKGISFHAFTSAVGDLSMDTPYQDLDFSEIEKNDVRCADPAFAKACEEKIKEIKKQGDTIGGVITCVIQNVPVGLGEPVFDKLHAELGKAMLSINAVKGFEYGSGFQGATMKGSDHNDHFNTDGTTKTNLSGGVQGGISNGMDIYFKVAFKPVATVMQKQETINAAGEVVEMQGKGRHDPCVVPRAVPIVEAMAALVIADFVLRNKSVRL; translated from the coding sequence ATGGCAGGTAATACGTACGGAACTATATTTAAGGTCACAACTTTTGGTGAATCACACGGTAAGGCTATAGGCGGAATTATAGATGGATGTCCTGCCGGTTTGAGCATTGACTTTGATGCGATTCAGCATGATTTAGATCGTCGTAAGCCTGGTCAATCTAAGATTGTAACACAACGTAAGGAGCCAGATACCGTAGATTTCTTATCAGGAATTTTTGAGGATAAAACAACGGGAACGCCTATTGGGTTTCAGATTGTTAATACTAATCAGAAATCTAAGGATTACGGACATATTAAAGATACCTACAGACCTAGCCACGCAGATTATACATATGACAAGAAGTACGGTAACCGTGATTACCGTGGCGGAGGAAGATCTTCGGCTAGAGAAACTGCCAGTCGCGTTGTAGCTGGAGCCATTGCAAAACAATTTTTAAAGGGCATATCCTTTCATGCATTTACAAGTGCTGTGGGAGATTTATCTATGGATACACCATATCAAGATCTTGACTTTAGCGAGATTGAAAAAAATGATGTGAGGTGTGCAGATCCCGCTTTCGCGAAAGCGTGTGAAGAAAAAATTAAAGAAATAAAAAAACAAGGAGACACTATAGGAGGTGTTATTACTTGTGTAATACAAAATGTGCCAGTAGGTCTTGGAGAGCCAGTTTTTGATAAACTTCATGCAGAGCTAGGAAAAGCAATGCTATCAATAAATGCTGTAAAAGGGTTTGAATATGGAAGCGGTTTTCAAGGGGCGACTATGAAAGGCAGTGATCATAACGATCATTTTAATACAGACGGAACTACTAAAACTAACCTGAGTGGCGGTGTTCAAGGAGGTATTTCTAACGGAATGGACATTTACTTCAAGGTGGCATTTAAGCCAGTTGCAACTGTAATGCAAAAGCAAGAAACTATAAATGCCGCTGGGGAAGTAGTGGAAATGCAAGGAAAGGGAAGGCACGATCCGTGTGTAGTACCTCGTGCAGTACCTATTGTAGAGGCGATGGCAGCACTTGTTATTGCAGATTTTGTACTACGAAATAAATCTGTTAGATTGTAG
- a CDS encoding dicarboxylate/amino acid:cation symporter has protein sequence MKKLALHWKIIIGLILGVVWALVSSSVGLSDFTINWIAPFGTIFINLLKLIAVPLVLFSIIAGVAGIGDPSSLGRMGGKTLLAYLITTLLAVGLGLTLVNIVKPGALVDQESRIDNRISYELWAQEQGVEIKDGVNYLQDPQFMERAGRVNELVKSKGEDATVAEKMKTANATKDAGPLQPLIDLVPQNFFKALTDNGLMLQIIFFAIFFGISLLFIPKEKSGPVIKLVDSVMEVFLKMVDFVMQASPFFVFALLAGVISKMAGDDIGKVVEIFKGLSWYSLTVFLGLMLMVFVMYPLIIKIFVRTIPYKGFFKAMGLAQTTAFSTSSSAATLPVTMECVEDNLGVDKKITSFVLPIGATVNMDGTVLYQAVAVVFLAQLHMIDLTIGQQLTIVLTATLASIGSAAVPSAGLVMLIIVLGSVDLNPAWIAIIFPVDRILDMCRTVVNVTGDATVSSIIAKTEGMLNYDDTVNPDDAFNPEK, from the coding sequence ATGAAAAAATTAGCACTACACTGGAAGATTATTATTGGATTAATTTTAGGTGTGGTTTGGGCACTAGTGTCTTCTTCGGTAGGATTAAGTGATTTTACGATTAATTGGATTGCTCCTTTTGGAACTATTTTTATCAACCTTTTAAAGCTTATCGCAGTTCCTTTAGTTCTGTTTTCTATCATAGCTGGAGTTGCTGGTATAGGTGATCCTTCTAGTCTAGGTAGAATGGGTGGAAAAACACTTCTAGCTTACCTCATCACAACATTACTAGCTGTAGGATTAGGGCTAACACTTGTAAATATTGTAAAACCTGGTGCCCTCGTAGATCAAGAGAGTCGTATAGATAATAGAATAAGCTATGAGCTATGGGCTCAAGAACAAGGTGTAGAAATTAAGGATGGCGTAAATTATTTACAAGATCCTCAATTTATGGAACGCGCAGGACGTGTAAATGAACTCGTAAAATCTAAAGGAGAAGATGCTACTGTTGCAGAAAAAATGAAAACTGCAAATGCGACTAAAGACGCTGGTCCTTTACAGCCTCTTATTGATCTTGTGCCTCAAAACTTCTTTAAAGCACTTACTGATAATGGTTTAATGTTGCAAATTATCTTCTTTGCCATATTTTTTGGGATTAGCTTGTTGTTTATTCCTAAAGAAAAGTCTGGACCAGTCATTAAACTAGTAGATAGTGTGATGGAGGTCTTTTTAAAGATGGTAGATTTTGTGATGCAAGCTTCCCCATTTTTCGTGTTTGCATTATTAGCGGGTGTCATAAGTAAGATGGCAGGTGACGATATAGGTAAGGTGGTTGAAATATTTAAAGGACTTTCATGGTACTCACTTACAGTGTTCTTAGGCTTAATGCTTATGGTATTTGTGATGTACCCACTTATTATTAAAATCTTTGTGCGTACTATTCCTTATAAAGGCTTTTTTAAAGCAATGGGACTTGCACAAACTACAGCTTTCTCTACCTCAAGTAGCGCTGCGACACTTCCTGTAACGATGGAGTGTGTGGAGGATAATCTAGGAGTAGATAAGAAAATAACAAGTTTTGTACTCCCTATAGGTGCTACAGTAAATATGGATGGTACCGTTTTATACCAAGCTGTAGCAGTTGTTTTTCTGGCACAACTTCACATGATTGATCTTACGATAGGGCAACAACTTACAATCGTGCTCACGGCGACACTAGCCTCTATAGGATCTGCAGCGGTACCTAGTGCTGGACTTGTGATGCTAATTATTGTTCTAGGTTCTGTAGATTTAAATCCAGCTTGGATTGCGATTATCTTTCCTGTAGACCGTATTCTTGATATGTGTAGAACGGTGGTAAATGTTACAGGAGATGCAACGGTTTCTTCTATTATTGCAAAAACGGAAGGAATGCTCAATTATGATGATACAGTAAATCCAGACGACGCCTTTAATCCTGAAAAATAG